From the genome of Bacteroidota bacterium:
GTGATCGTTTTGATGTACAGGATTATGCAATTGATTCTTCACGTAAAAAGATATCATCAACTACAGCGCTCCTTACTGTAAAAACGGAGGAAATATGCCAAACGTTATGCAATTACTACCGATGTTAGAACCTGATGAAATGGTATATGTTCAGGGCATTATTAAAGATATGACAGATAATCAGGCACAACAATTTGCCGCTGTGTATATGAATAGAAGGAAAGATACCACAATGGTCCTTGTCGCGACAGTAATCGGATTCTTTGGCGTTGCCGGAATCCAGCGATTTCTGACGAATCAAACAGGAATGGGTCTTCTCTATCTGTTCACCTTGGGATTCTGTTTTATCGGGACCATTATCGATCTCGTCAATTTCCGATCGATCGCGTTGGAGTATAATGTAGGGGTGGCTCAGCAGAGTGCTTCTCTGGTAAAGTCTATTTCGTAATAATTTTTTACCACGGAGTACA
Proteins encoded in this window:
- a CDS encoding TM2 domain-containing protein, whose translation is MPNVMQLLPMLEPDEMVYVQGIIKDMTDNQAQQFAAVYMNRRKDTTMVLVATVIGFFGVAGIQRFLTNQTGMGLLYLFTLGFCFIGTIIDLVNFRSIALEYNVGVAQQSASLVKSIS